The sequence aaaaacaacaaaaataaaaaaggcaGTTAAGAAACCGGTTATGTGGATCGTGATGTCGCAGTTATCCCATCCAACCTTTCGCGCGACCATGCCGTGTCCTGGCTCCCGAACGTCGCAATCCCCTGATGCGAGCCGTGACGATGCGACGCCGCCCGCCATGCATGACACCTCTCGCTGTCAGTTAGGACGCCAGACCCACCGTTTGCGCACAAGCCGTGCTGTGCCTGTACCTTTCAGGGACGCTGCTTCCATCCACGCGTTTGCCGCTCACGGCCGAGGTAGCACAGGACAAAGCAGAGTATACCACGAAAGTACTCTAGAAGACTAGAACGTACGTATCTGCTCTGAAGATTCATTGTTCCTGCCTCACTTTGACCGCTCAACTGAGCTGCGGCGTCTCTTATCAGTCCTGTAGCCTCACTTGATGACCCTGACAGGTGACGACTTGGCGTGCGTCATCGCTTGGCTTGAGCATGTCGTGCCTTCAATTTGCACCGTACCCGCTTTTCCATGCATCTCTCACCTATAAAAGTAGCAGGAAGATCCGCAGCTGCCCATGGCCACTTCGACTTCGCTCCATCACGAATTCACGATACATCTTCTGAGATACACAGAAACGGATATCGCAAGAGAAGCTAATGGGTTCCTGCGTCTCCCGCCCAGGGGTGATGTCAACAGCGAAAGAGTCCGTGCACGAGCTCACGGCCAAGGTCGTGGATTTGGACGGCGCCATGGCGCAGTTTGCGGCGCCGGTCACGGCGCACGAGgccctggccgccgccgccgccgccgccgccgcccgcggaGCATCGTCGCACTTCCTCTGCTGCTCCGACGAGCTCTACTTCGACGCGCCCGTCCGCGCGCTGGGCGCGCGCGACGCGCTCCAGGCGGGGCAGCTCTACTTCTTGCTACCGCTGCCCATGCTCCACCGGCCGCTGTCCGGCCAGGACATGGCCGCGCTCGTCGTCAAGGCCATCGTGGCTCTCAGCGCGGCGCCCGTTGGCGCTGCCATCGATGCGGGCCGTGTCTCTACCGGCGTGCCGTCGCGGGACAAGAGCGGGGTTGGTGCCGGTGCGGCCGGCAAGCAGAGGCGGCAGACGGGACGAGTCGCGCCGCTCGACGTCGTGAGCGGCGATGGGAGTGGACACGCCGATGGCGAGTGCAAGAGATACCACGTGAACGGCGGATACGACGCGCGCAACGCGGTGCACGGTGATCGGACGCTGGGGAAGACGAGAAATGGAGCTGGTCACGAAGGTGTCACTCGTCGTCTTGCACCCGTGCAGAGGTTAAGCGTGATCGTGGAAGCAGCTAGTGAATGATCCATCGATAACTAATCTGATCATGGCTTAGGTAGCCTGTAAATTATTTTAGTTGGTTCGCCGTCACTTTGTGAGGAGATCGATGCACAGAATGTTCAGTAAATGTTTTGATTCTTTGATGTATAAGTTCCCATAACGTTTGGGATTCGATCATGGGAAAAATTGGCGATTGATCGATGAAATTACTAGTGATGAACCAATGAAGTGTTCCATTGGCCCTGCTTTGCGCCTGTTCGAGCGACTTGTCGACGAGAACACGACCTTTCCCCTATCAAGGAGCCTTGGGCCGAAAACAACCGGGCCGGCCCATCACCCATTTTCGAAATCACTTCCTCGTCTCACTTCCGCTTTCCGTTGGGTGCATCACTCGGTTCATGACTGCATGTGCATGTAGCTCGAATACGCAGCAAATGGACTTTCATGAAAAGACACCCAGATTCGCAAAGTTTTCAGCACCCTGTGACAGATGGATACACGTTTCAAGAAGTATTGCCCAGattcctcccctctcctttgTTCCATCAACCGTACCGTACGTGCCATACTGCCAtgagagaggaagaaaaggagaagagagagagggaaaggagagaAGAGAAGTGAGAGGAATAAGAGGAGAGGGGGTGGAGAAATTTCTTACCGATTGATTTGTATTTATTACTGGTTTATTAGGATGACGTGCGTCTATGAATAGTGCGTATACTGAGATGTCGGTTCAAGTCAACTCGATTGTATTTTATTGTATCTTAGGTTAGTTGAAATGTTGGAGCATGAAAAACCACGTAATCATAATTAAGCGTGCAACTGCTGTGTTAACAGCCAATGTTTAGCGTAGCTAGGTTAGAGTAAGGTCTTGATTTGTTCGAGTGTCCACGGCACGCacacgagttttttttttaataatcgAAGAGGAGAGATTCCGCACTAAAACTTTTGTTCAAAAGATGTACGTGACAaacaggggcggatccagcctAGTGCCAAGAGGGGTGCTGGGCTATTGGACTAAATTTATAGCTTGTGGGCTGAAATgatgaattttttcagaatttttctcTATCTTCTTCTGGTTTTCTGGGCTGGACCCGTGCTGCAGCCCCCCAGCACGggccctggatccgcccctggtgACAAACCACAATGGGTCAGGAGCACGACGCAAATACATACAACATAAATACAAAGGACACAACAGAGAAACACAACACAAAAGACAGGTAAAAGAAGCACAATGCAACCAAATCCCTAACAGTCCCAACAAAGATCAAAACCAAAGCCCTAGATTAAAACTAAGAGCATTTGTATAGACGTATGGGTGCAACTGTAACTGCAAACAAGCATGCGTGCTTAGCTTAATTATTTGGATTTTGTTGGCCAAATCCATAAAAAACCTTAGCGGTTTTATGAGTTTATCTTCTTAAAATTTATGATGCGTTATACTTGAATTGTTAGGTTTCTCCTACTATTTAATACAACGGTCAACTCTCCTATCGGTTCTTAAAAATAGCAATAGAAGGCAATCAATCGACAGTTGAACAACTAGCCTAACGAATTACTAACTAGGTTCCATCCTTGATACTACGCCCTAAGCTACCGTTTGATTCGGTTTCATGATTAGTAGTTCAGTTCGATACTGATTTTGATGGAGAATTATATCGAAGGAAGCCGGTGGATTAGTTGTGCCGGCCTTGTCTCCTTGACTTGTCCATCGTATTTTTCTTTCACAGTAACTGAGAGATTAGTTGGTACTTAGGAGCGGATTGCAATGTTTTTGGCGTATTGCGAGCATGGGCTTCTTAATCACGAGCGTGATCCTGGAGTACCTTCTCCTTTGACATAGCATGTACTGATAGTATACCGTACCCTGATTAGAACAGTTTACCGTACACTGAACGGGGACCGAATAGTCGTGTGCACAATGATCTTTGGTCCACGGAAACGACTGTATATCAATACTATATACTAACCGCGGCGGGATTCGCGAGCCACCAGGCCACTTGGCTACTGTAGCTGCAGCAGTAGATAGATCCCACCGTTTTatacgtgtgtgtatatatatatattacatatataagtTCAGATAAAACTAACGTACTCTTTCGATAACATATACTGACGGTAGAAAAATCAACACGCTACTGAGGCATCAATACTATATACTAAACGTGGCGGGATTCGCGAGTGCGCAGCCACCGgctactgtagctactgtagctGCAGTAGCAGTGGGTCCCACCAttttatatgtgtatatatatatatatatatatatgtatgtatgtgcacgtatatatattatataatttttattttcagaaatttctaaaaaaatatcaaaaaattgataaatcgattgaaactatctaaaattcgaaaaaaaactaaaactaaaaaaaacaatttatttTATGTTCATATTACTGTCGTAGCTATTATCCACCAATAtattatgtacctatatataaatatatgtatattacatacATAAGTCCAGAGAAAACTAACGTACCCCTCTGATAACATATACTAACGGTAGAAAAATCAACATGCTCCTAGGCATCAATACTATATACTAACTGCGGCGGGATTCGCGACTGTAGGTACTGTAGCTGCAGTAGCAGGTGGGTTCCACTATTTTATACgtatatatctatatctatgtgtatatgtatatgtatgtgtacgcatacatattatataatttttattttcagaaatttctaaaaaaaatgtcaaaaaaaatttgataaatcgactgaaacgatctaaaattccaaaaaaaactaaaactaaaaaaaagcataatttttttatgttcatATTACTGTCGTAGCTATTGTCCACCAATAtattatgtacctatatataaatatatatacatacaaatgtacacaaatatatatttaaatttatatatttatatatgtatattacatatataagtCCAGAGAAAACTAACGTACCCCCTCCGATAACATATACTAACGGTAGAAAAATCAACACACTCCTAGGGCACTTGCTACTGTAGCTCAACATAACAATATAAAAatgcaaaggaaaaaaactaaaactaaaaaaaacacaattttttttaaagttcgTATTACTGTTGTAGCTACTGTCCATCAATATACTATATACCTAGATctaaatacatatacatacaaatctatacaaaaatatatttatatttatatatttatatatgtatattacatatATGAGTCCAGAGGAAATCAACGTGCCCCTCAGATATAACATATTTAAACGGTGGAAAAATCAGTACGCTTCCAAACCACCTGGTACCAAACCACCTGCTACTGTAGCTcaacataatatttatttgataCGGGCACAGCAAAGCACGCCAACCTACCTAGTGTTACCTCCTAACCGAAGACAATACAGGAGCCGTATTGATGCCACAATTGCTATTTGTCCCACAGCTGAAGCAATGGCCGGACTAGGATTTCTAGGCTGGTATGCAAGATTGCGAAGGAGTGAACTAGCGAAGAGTAATTAGACCGATGGGTGATTAGATACGTTCGTGTGTAGACCGTAGGCCGATGGGAGTATGCGGAAGTGAGAATCGTAGCATAAGATCTTACCTCATGATTCGTGCTCCAGAGGCTCGTCATTCGCCTCTGTCGTCTCCTTCGTCGTCAGTAGCGGATCCAAGACTAAAATTCATCTATAGCGAATCTATCACTAATAATATGTATAATAAAGTAAGCATATACAAAGTAGCATGCCAATGGATGTGAGGTTGTTATAAAAATTTTAACGAAAGAGTATGGAGTAAATTTTTTTACGTCGCTCCTGCTAAGATGCCCGCACTAGCTGTAGTAAAGGACGGGTGGAGGAAGGCAGGGAGAAAATAGGTACTCCCACTGTACtcgtaaaaaaaaaggaggatgGTTTGGTGGTCCTATGATCCTATCAATGTCGGAGCGGCTGCGGGTGCCATGAAATTTCCTCCAGATCACAAAAGCTTCGTCGCAGGGTCCGCCCCGACGGACAGGCGACGGACGGCGTAACGGCCAGATGCTCTGCTTTTGTTCGGCCCTTGGATCCGTCTGCCACCTAGCATGGCAGGCGGCACAATGATTGGATGGATCGTCTCTTTCCGATCCGGCAGACCGCCACCGACACACGGGCGCACGGACCCAACGGGGACAGCCGGACAGGTGAGGTGGACCTCCGCCCGTGCCTCTCTGGAGCCACACGTGTGACATGCACACCCTGCGACATTGCTA is a genomic window of Phragmites australis chromosome 17, lpPhrAust1.1, whole genome shotgun sequence containing:
- the LOC133897462 gene encoding uncharacterized protein LOC133897462, whose protein sequence is MGSCVSRPGVMSTAKESVHELTAKVVDLDGAMAQFAAPVTAHEALAAAAAAAAARGASSHFLCCSDELYFDAPVRALGARDALQAGQLYFLLPLPMLHRPLSGQDMAALVVKAIVALSAAPVGAAIDAGRVSTGVPSRDKSGVGAGAAGKQRRQTGRVAPLDVVSGDGSGHADGECKRYHVNGGYDARNAVHGDRTLGKTRNGAGHEGVTRRLAPVQRLSVIVEAASE